A genome region from Mycobacterium florentinum includes the following:
- a CDS encoding PPE family protein, with protein sequence MSIDFGALPPEVNSARLYSGAGSTSLITAASAWNSLAAELNSAALGYESVISQLSSEEWLGPASAAAVQALTPYVTWVKTTASQAEQAAQQLSSASAAFEAAFASVVPPPVIAQNRALLAQAMQTNVLGQNTGVIAQLEAQYGQFWAQDASTMYNYAAQSSSATKVTPFQNAPEVTTADAQAKQGAATSAASATGAGNAAKTTADAIQQTPSTLQAAATPAAAAATTSTTDPFTEAWFLLTGQTILPSSFATFINGLSPFAGFAYNTEGLPYFSVGMGNSGVQIAKSTGAIGGAAASAAAAAPKGLAGLGGMLGGGAHAAPAVAAGLGNAASVGRLSVPAVWSGAAPAVSHAAAVPVSAISAAPEAAGSGNLLGGMPLAGMGGSHGVGASGPRYGFRPTVMARPPFAG encoded by the coding sequence ATGTCGATTGATTTTGGGGCGTTGCCACCGGAGGTCAACTCTGCGCGCCTTTATTCGGGCGCCGGCTCGACGTCGCTGATCACGGCCGCCTCGGCGTGGAATTCGCTTGCCGCCGAGCTGAATTCGGCCGCATTGGGCTATGAGAGCGTGATCTCGCAGCTGTCCAGCGAGGAGTGGCTGGGGCCGGCCTCGGCCGCGGCGGTCCAGGCTCTGACTCCGTATGTGACCTGGGTGAAGACCACCGCGTCGCAGGCCGAACAGGCTGCCCAGCAGCTGAGCTCGGCGTCGGCGGCGTTCGAGGCCGCGTTCGCGTCGGTGGTGCCGCCGCCGGTGATCGCGCAGAACCGTGCCCTGCTGGCCCAGGCGATGCAGACCAACGTGCTGGGCCAAAACACCGGCGTGATCGCGCAACTCGAAGCCCAATACGGTCAGTTCTGGGCCCAGGACGCCAGCACGATGTACAACTACGCGGCGCAGTCCTCGAGCGCGACCAAGGTGACCCCGTTCCAGAATGCCCCCGAGGTAACCACGGCGGACGCCCAGGCCAAGCAGGGCGCGGCGACGTCGGCGGCGTCGGCCACCGGGGCGGGCAACGCGGCGAAGACGACCGCGGATGCCATCCAGCAGACACCGAGCACGCTGCAGGCAGCGGCGACGCCCGCGGCTGCCGCGGCCACCACCTCGACCACGGACCCGTTCACCGAGGCGTGGTTCCTGTTGACCGGGCAGACGATCTTGCCCAGCAGCTTCGCGACGTTCATCAATGGTCTGAGCCCGTTCGCCGGTTTCGCCTATAACACCGAGGGTCTGCCGTACTTCTCCGTTGGTATGGGTAACAGCGGTGTGCAGATCGCCAAAAGTACCGGGGCCATCGGTGGTGCGGCGGCCAGCGCGGCGGCCGCGGCACCCAAGGGCTTGGCCGGTCTGGGCGGCATGCTCGGCGGCGGTGCCCACGCGGCGCCGGCGGTGGCGGCCGGTCTGGGCAACGCGGCCTCGGTCGGCCGGTTGTCGGTCCCGGCGGTGTGGTCGGGAGCCGCACCGGCGGTCAGCCACGCCGCGGCGGTGCCCGTCAGCGCGATCAGTGCGGCCCCGGAGGCCGCGGGCTCGGGCAACCTGCTCGGCGGC
- a CDS encoding PPE family protein, producing MDYGAVPPEITSALIYTGPGSGPLMAAAAGWDGLAAELATAATGYNSVISELTSGPWIGPASASMVSAVSPFVTWLGAAGAQAEETATQARAAAAAFEAAFMATVPPPVIAANRVLLANLVATNFFGQNTPAIAVTETQYLEMWAQDAAAMYGYAAASAVATDLTPFSSSPQTTEPDKTADQALAVSKAASEPAGQSGQTAANATTQSASTNAVPQALQQLSTNVTASADPSATASDPPWWANWFTIPTPDNPMGWSSSVPQVIFKQLTGFPYFGTGLGAFGYSIQQQTTFGIGTTAGASGAWYPTPQFAGLAALGGGHPGGVAATAHLASSAKIGGLSVPSTWGGVAPAAVEEQAVQATMVNYATSAAGPANNGILQGMPMTGGGRRAAAGFTHKYGFKRNVLVRPPSAG from the coding sequence ATGGACTACGGTGCCGTACCGCCAGAGATCACTTCGGCCCTGATCTACACGGGTCCGGGGTCGGGGCCGCTGATGGCCGCCGCCGCGGGCTGGGATGGGCTGGCGGCTGAGCTGGCCACCGCGGCCACCGGCTACAACTCGGTGATTTCGGAGCTGACGAGCGGGCCATGGATCGGACCGGCGTCGGCGTCGATGGTGTCCGCGGTGTCACCCTTCGTAACCTGGCTCGGTGCCGCGGGCGCTCAGGCCGAGGAGACCGCTACGCAGGCTCGCGCTGCCGCGGCGGCTTTCGAGGCGGCGTTCATGGCGACCGTGCCCCCGCCGGTGATCGCGGCTAACCGGGTTTTGTTGGCGAATCTGGTCGCGACCAACTTTTTCGGGCAGAACACGCCGGCGATCGCGGTCACCGAGACTCAGTACCTGGAGATGTGGGCCCAAGACGCCGCCGCGATGTACGGCTACGCCGCGGCATCGGCGGTCGCCACGGATCTGACCCCGTTCTCGTCGTCGCCGCAGACCACCGAGCCCGACAAAACGGCCGACCAGGCCCTCGCGGTGAGCAAAGCCGCCTCCGAGCCTGCGGGCCAGTCCGGTCAGACCGCGGCGAATGCGACCACGCAATCGGCTTCTACCAACGCGGTTCCGCAAGCACTGCAACAACTTTCGACCAACGTAACAGCGTCCGCCGATCCATCGGCCACGGCGTCCGATCCGCCATGGTGGGCCAATTGGTTCACCATTCCCACTCCGGACAACCCGATGGGATGGAGTTCCAGCGTCCCGCAGGTCATCTTCAAGCAGCTCACCGGCTTTCCCTACTTCGGCACGGGACTGGGAGCTTTCGGTTATTCGATTCAGCAGCAGACGACGTTCGGTATCGGTACCACGGCCGGTGCGAGCGGTGCGTGGTATCCGACGCCGCAGTTCGCCGGTTTGGCGGCCCTGGGCGGCGGGCACCCGGGCGGCGTCGCGGCGACCGCGCACTTGGCCTCCTCGGCCAAGATCGGCGGCCTGTCGGTGCCCTCCACGTGGGGTGGTGTCGCACCCGCGGCGGTCGAGGAACAAGCCGTTCAGGCCACCATGGTCAACTACGCCACCAGCGCCGCCGGGCCCGCCAACAACGGCATCCTGCAGGGCATGCCCATGACGGGAGGCGGCCGGCGCGCGGCCGCCGGCTTCACCCACAAATACGGCTTCAAGCGCAACGTGCTTGTCCGACCACCCTCGGCCGGATAA